The Streptomyces sp. HUAS MG91 sequence TCGGCGCCGGCCCGCAGGACATCGGCGTCGGTGAGCAGCCGCACGGAGGTGGGCGCGTCGAGGGCGAGGGCCAGGTTCAGCCCCTCGGCGACGCCTTTCAGGTACCCGAACTCCGCGGCCGCCTCGGCGGGGACGGCGTCCGGCGGCACGAGTCGCAGACAGGTCCGCTCCAGCAGTTCCTCGGCGCTCTCGCCGCCCTGGGAGGCCTCCGCCAGGTGCGCGAAGAACTCCTCGACCAGCGCGGGCCACTGCTCCTCGGGCGCGACACGGCAGCGCTGCGCGAGATTCGTCAGCGGGTGGCGGTGTCCCTCGGACTCGGCCGCGTCGCCGGTGAGCGTGGGGTGCGCGCCGGTACGGACATGTAGGTGGCCGGCGACGAGGGCGCGCAGGTGGTCGGCCTGCGCGCCGGTGAGCATGGACAGGTGCGGGTCGGACGTGTCGTGTGAGGTCACGTCCCCGACTCTACGAGGCGCGCCGCCAGCGCGTCCTCGTCGGCCAGGAACCAGAGCTGGCCGCCGCGGTTGCTCTCCCGGACGAAGTCGCGAAGTGCCGTACTGGTGGCCGTTCTCGACTGGATGTCGCCGAGAATCGCCAGTCCGATGCGGTAGTTGGCGAACTTCTGGACGATGTCACCCGCGATCCGGGTGCGCAGCCGGAAGAAGTCGTCGCCGCACCGCCCGGCGGGGACCGCGACCCAGCGCGCGCCCCGGTACCCGGCGTCGCCGATCAGGTCGAGCGCGGCCCGCTCGTCGGCGAGCGGCGGCCCGTCGGCGGCGCAGACGAGCACGGGAACGCCCGCCATGTCCCGCATCGTGAACGGCTCTTGCGTCATCGGGGGTCCTCCACCAGGGTGTCGACGGTCCTGAGCAGTTCGGCGCCGATCTGCGGGGAACGTACCTCAAGGAAGATCGCCGAGGGAGTACCGGGGAGTTCTAGGGGCGAATCACCTCGGTCTCGATGGCCAGTTTGAACTCGGCCAGCACGAGCGGCACCGCGAGGTGCGTGTCACCGCGGCGGGCCGCGACCTTCAGGCCGACCGGGGTGCCCGGGTGCACGAACATCTGCCAGGTGTAGGAGCGGTACTGGCCGCCGCCGGTGGCCGCGATGTCGGTGGTGGCGGTCGAGTCGTAGCCGGTGGACAGGTTCAGCGGGTCGCGCACGAAACGGGCGCGGTACTCGGTGGCCCGGTCGCTCGCCGCCCAGAAGACGAGCGCGGACAGGGTCCCCCAGCCGTCGTGGCTCGGCCAGATCAGGCCGGAGCGGGCGTCCGGGTACTTCGAGGAGCCGCCGCCGGCGGACGGGCCGTGCATGTTCCAGGGGTCGTACGACTCCTCGGCCGTCGCGTACGGGAAGCGCACGAGGTGGTACCCGTCGCTGTCGTACGTGATCTTCTGGGCGCCCGACCGGGCGGCCTCGAACTTCAGTGAACTGATCGCCAATGCCATGCGCTTCGCACTCCCCGTCGTCGTCGTGATGCGGATGCCCCTGTCGGTGGTTGCTGGCACCATCACAGGGATGGAGTTCGTACAGGTGTGTCTGAACGGTGCTCGCGGTGCGGGCGACGGGGCGGTGATTCCGCTGTCCCCCGCCGCGCTGGGCGACGCCGCGGCGGCGGCCGTCGCCGCCGGTGCGTCGGATGTGCATGTTCACCCCAAGTCCCCTTGTGGGCAAGACTCGTTGTCGCCGCGGGCGGTCGCGGCCACGCTCGACGCGATCCGGTCCCGGGTGGCGGTGCCGGTCGGGGTGACGACGGGCGCGTGGGCGGAGCCGGATCCCGCGGCCCGGGTGGCGCGGATCCGTTCCTGGACGACGCTGCCGGACCACGCGTCCGTGAACTGGCACGAGGAGGGCGCCGAGGCGGTCGCCGCCGCGCTCCTCGACCGGGGTGTGGGCGTGGAGGCGGGACTGTGGTCCGGCACGGACGGCGCGGAGCGGTTCGCGGCGTCGCCGCTCGCCGGGCGGGTGCTGCGGGTGCTCGCCGAGGTGACGGACACCGACCCGGCCACCGCGCGGGCCTCGGCCGCCGCGCTGCTCGACGCGATCGGCACGGCGCACGGCAGGCCCGTGCTGCTGCACGGCGAGGAGGGCGGCACGTGGCCGGTGCTCGGGCTGGCGCGGCGCCTCGGGCTCGCGACCCGGGTCGGCCTGGAGGACACGCTGGTCCTGCCGGACGGGAGGCGGGCCGTGAGCAACGCGGAGTTGGTGGAGGCCGCCGTTCGGAGCGGCGCTCGGCCGTAGAGATCCGCGGAAGCGTCCGGTCGGCTGATGTGCGGACGCGTCCGCGGTCTTCGCCGTGGCTGGTCGCGCAGTTCCCCGCGCCCCTTACGGGGCTGTGGTTCCGACCACCAGGACCCTCGTTCCGGGCTCCAAGGGGCGCCAGCGGTGCGGGAGTTCGGCCGCGCAGTACAGGGTGTCGCCACGCTCCAGGCGGTACCGGACGCCGTCCGCCTCCACCTCGGCCGCGCCGTCGGCGACGTAGAGGAGTTCGTCGCCGCGGTGCCGGTACTCGCGGTCCCAGTCGTGGTCGCCGGTGAACTCCAGGGCGTGCAGCCGCTGCGGGCCGCGGACCAGGGGCCGGGTGCCGTCGGCGGTCGCGGCGCCGTCGGCGGCCCGTACGACGTCGACCGGCCGGGGCTCCTGCGCCGCCGCGAGGATCTCGACGGCCGTGGTGTCGAGCGCGTCGGCGATCCGCTGGAGCGAGCTCATGCTGGGCCGCGACCGCCCGTTCTCGACCTGGCTGAGGAACGGGACGGAGACGCCGGCCCGCCGGGCCACCTCGGCGAGGGTCAGCTCCAGGGCGCGGCGTCTGCGCCGGACACCGGGTCCCACGTTCATGAACTTGTCACACCCTTCCACCGCTCACCTTGCTTCCGGCACCCTACCGTCGTGGTTAACTCATTAACTGCCACTTAAAAAAGTTAACCACTGGAGGGAGAGCCCCATGGCTCGCGTGGACCAGAACCAGCGGCGCCGCCGCGGCACCGGCCTGATAGCCCTGGACGAGGACGCCGCGTACGACGGGTACACGCTGTTCGCCCCGCTGACCGGGTCCGGCGAGGTGTATCTGATCGACCTGCGCGGCGAGGTCGTGCACCAGTGGAACCTCCCGCACCGCCCGGGGCGCCACGCCCGGATCCTCGCCAACGGCAACCTCGCCTACAACGGCGTGCTCCCCGACGAGCCGGCGCTCTTCCCCATGTGGCACAAGTACCGCGGCGGCCTGATGCAGGAGATCACCCCGGACGGCACGGTGGTCCGCGAGCACC is a genomic window containing:
- a CDS encoding DUF4180 domain-containing protein codes for the protein MTQEPFTMRDMAGVPVLVCAADGPPLADERAALDLIGDAGYRGARWVAVPAGRCGDDFFRLRTRIAGDIVQKFANYRIGLAILGDIQSRTATSTALRDFVRESNRGGQLWFLADEDALAARLVESGT
- a CDS encoding 3-keto-5-aminohexanoate cleavage protein — encoded protein: MEFVQVCLNGARGAGDGAVIPLSPAALGDAAAAAVAAGASDVHVHPKSPCGQDSLSPRAVAATLDAIRSRVAVPVGVTTGAWAEPDPAARVARIRSWTTLPDHASVNWHEEGAEAVAAALLDRGVGVEAGLWSGTDGAERFAASPLAGRVLRVLAEVTDTDPATARASAAALLDAIGTAHGRPVLLHGEEGGTWPVLGLARRLGLATRVGLEDTLVLPDGRRAVSNAELVEAAVRSGARP
- a CDS encoding XRE family transcriptional regulator; its protein translation is MNVGPGVRRRRRALELTLAEVARRAGVSVPFLSQVENGRSRPSMSSLQRIADALDTTAVEILAAAQEPRPVDVVRAADGAATADGTRPLVRGPQRLHALEFTGDHDWDREYRHRGDELLYVADGAAEVEADGVRYRLERGDTLYCAAELPHRWRPLEPGTRVLVVGTTAP